The Anoplopoma fimbria isolate UVic2021 breed Golden Eagle Sablefish chromosome 5, Afim_UVic_2022, whole genome shotgun sequence genome contains a region encoding:
- the LOC129091042 gene encoding high choriolytic enzyme 1-like encodes MTPSVSLLLLLLLGLSQANPLMEEGSGTEDQVDEDDTVDISTRILTSNNATDEILLEGDLLAPRTRNAMKCWSQNCLWRKASNGLVMIPFTMSREFTSWERQKVDYAMKSFHSSTCLRFVPRQNEYDYISVENKAGCFSALGRTGGRQVLSLNRQGCLYHGIIQHEINHALGFNHEQTRSDRDYYVRINWDNIKPQSAYNFYKQDTNNLNTPYDYSSIMHYGRTAFSIQNGRDSITPFPNPNAQIGQRKGMSYWDIKRINLLYRC; translated from the coding sequence ATGACTCCCTCTgtcagcctgctgctgctgctcctgctcggCCTCTCTCAGGCCAATCCTCTCATGGAGGAAGGGAGTGGAACAGAGGACCAAGTGGATGAAGATGACACCGTCGACATCAGCACCAGGATTCTCACCTCCAACAACGCCACCGACGAGATCCTGTTGGAAGGAGACCTGTTGGCCCCCAGAACCAGAAATGCCATGAAGTGCTGGTCCCAGAACTGCCTGTGGAGGAAAGCCTCCAACGGCCTGGTAATGATTCCCTTCACCATGAGCAGGGAGTTCACCAGCTGGGAGAGGCAGAAGGTCGACTACGCCATGAAGTCCTTCCACAGCAGCACCTGCCTGCGCTTCGTGCCCCGTCAGAACGAGTACGACTACATCAGCGTCGAGAACAAAGCCGGATGCTTCTCGGCTCTGGGCAGAACCGGAGGCAGACAGGTGCTCTCTCTCAACAGGCAGGGCTGCCTCTACCACGGCATCATCCAGCACGAGATCAACCACGCTCTGGGCTTCAATCACGAACAGACCAGGAGCGACCGCGACTACTACGTCCGGATCAACTGGGACAACATCAAACCACAGAGTGCCTACAACTTCTACAAGCAGGACACCAACAACCTGAACACTCCCTACGACTACTCCTCCATCATGCACTATGGAAGAACAGCCTTCTCCATCCAGAACGGGAGAGACTCCATCACTCCCTTCCCCAACCCCAACGCCCAGATCGGCCAGAGGAAGGGCATGTCCTACTGGGACATCAAGAGGATCAACCTGCTTTATAGGTGCTAA